The genome window GCAAATAAACAGAGTTCTTAATTACTTGTGAATGACGTTTGATGCACGGCCCTTGTCTCTAAGAGTCATCGAGCGATTGCGTATCCTTGTTGCTACTCGCTTGATTGCGGAAACCCTGCCTTTGGATGAAATTTACTAAACTCAATTCCCACCAGAAGTCAACTGAAACCAAAGGCTCATTGGTACCTCGTCAAAAATTTACAAGTTAATGGTTACAGCTCATGGCATAAGCTATCATGCTCGACGGAGACTGCATACCCTAGATCGTCAGGTCGAAAGTAACAATCAGCACGACGTTTACAAAATCGAAGGTATGTAAAGTAAAAAAGACACCCCACTGTAGTATTTGCCTGCCTCAGATAGCTCTGAGCGTCTAAAATACTGGCAGCACAGGTTCAACGACTCATCAATACAGGCATGGGTCACTGTCTAATTGGAAGTTGACTTGATATACTctatcatcgtcgtcctcagTATAACCCCCTCTCACTACAGCAGGCTAAGCCTGTTTAGGAAAGTGTCTTCCGTAGTATAGTGGTCAGTATGCAAGCTTGTCACGCTTGAGACCCGGGTTCAATTCCCGGCGGGAGAGATCCAGCCACCTGCGATACGCAGGTCTTCTTTTTTGCATTTTTCTCATCACCCATTCATTACGTTAGATCACTAACCAGTTAGCTACCCGATCTTTTTGCTATCAAGAATATCTTACTATGAATACACTCCGTGATGATACTAGAAGTAAAGATAAGCCACCACTAAATGCCGGGTATCGACGAGTAGTATAAATAAGCGAAATCACCCTCCTCCAGGACCAACACATACAGATACTATGACACTTGGGTTTCCCGTCTCGTTGCTGAGCTCCCCAATTCAACTGCTACAATATCATGGTCCACCAAGCAACAATGCACCATCCGTACCGTTAAAAAAGAAGCTCCTCCATATCATGACATACATACATGTAAAGCATCTATCACCATTATCGTGCAAACACCTTTACCACGCCGTCGCCGCCAGCGCTGACTACCCATTTACCATCTTGACTCCATACACAGGCGCAGATGCCTTCGCCCCGCATCACGCGGTGGCTTGTTACTTCTTGCGTGCAGGTACGCTTCTCAAGACTCCAGAAGCGGAGTGAGGCGTCATGACCGGCGCTGACGAGTTCACGACCGTCGGGGCTGAGGGAAAGGCTGGAGATGGCATCGGGGTGAGCAATCATGTTATATGTACATTGACCTGAGAGATTGTTAGTATTTGTCATTACTCGTAAGATAAGAAACTTACCGCTGTTGGCATCGAAGAACCGGATGAAGCGGTCTTCGTGGCCAGAAATGATAGTCCCCTCAACACCTGAGCCAGCCATTGATCGTCCACCTCCAGTAGCACCTGCGCTAGCATCTTCCTCACCTATACTACCACTGTGGTTCTGATTAGCCTGATCAAGACCGATTGTCGTCGCCACAACAGCGTTGACACTGGTCTTGTTAGACTGATCATATGTTTCAAGGCTGTCCATGTTGCCGATTTGTTCACCGGTTCGGGTATCATAAACGATAATGGCGGCATCTGAGTACGAGACAACGAACGACTCTCCAGTGGTACCCAGAGGTGTGATGCACGTCGGACTGGCGGTGGAGCCGTCAGACCTCGAGATGTTGTGTACAAGTGTATGGTTGAAGGGTGAGTTGGAGGCGATAGTAGGTTGGGGGGTATTGGAGAATCCACTGCCGGAGCTCATCGAGTTACCACGGACTCTACCTCCGCGACCGGTCATGGCTCGGTTCGTTCCAGGTTGTGGTGAGCTCAGCTGAGGAGGCGCGCTCACTGACCACAAACGAACACTGCCGTCTGCAGCACCCGAAACAACCAAGATACGATCCGTACTACCGTAAGGACTTGAGCTTCCGAATATTTGACCAAGAGTTGCTGGCAGAACACAGATAGCCCAGACAGCATCAGTGTGTCCTTCAAGAGTCGCCTTAGGATCGACTCTTCCACGCTCCCAAACTCGAATGGTCGCATCTTGGCCACCGGAGAATATCCAGCCGTCGCCTTGTGCGCGACCTCCAGTTGAGAAATTCGGCGAGGGTGACCACGATGTCAAACACAGAATTGCTCCTGAGTGACCACGGTGCGTAAAGTTGGCTGTAACATCAAGGTCTGACGCTGTGTGCGCAAGACCACCAGGGTGACCGTCTAATCGAGGAATGTGGAAGCGCTTGATCATACCGTCATCTCCTCCAGTACAGATTTCTGGCTCGCCTGGGCTACCGCCTCCAGAGAAAATTATTGTGCGAACAGTGTCGAGATGACCTCGGAGTCCAAATCTGAGCTTGAAATTACCACTCTCAGCTTTTTGGGCAGCCAAAGCTAGCTCATGATCGGCACTTCGTCTTCTAGACATAGAGCCTTTTCGTCGGTGGGAGCTATCTCGTCTGCTCGGCGACTTAGGGAGGTTATCAGCGGTAGGGAAAGCATCGGTATCAGGGCGGTTAGGTTGAGAATTGGGCTGGGAGTTTCCGGGTTCAGGGAATGTGCCCTCAGGGAACTCCCATCCATCGTTCTCAGGTTGTGCAGAGTGTTTCTCTCTAAGTTCAGCGGAATCATCCATTCCGCCTAGCACTTCTGCCGCATGGTTTGCTTGTGACATGTGATCTTCAACCGGTCGGGATGTTACTGACACAGGTGCAGACCAGTCATTAGAGTTTTGATACATGACGGGTGGATGCTCGGACCGCACCATTGGCTGAGGCTGGTGTTCTTGCTTCTGGCCAAagtgctgctgctggtttTGACCATGAGGCGCATGATTCTGCTGAGATACCCTCGAGTTCATTTCTTGAGCGTGATTCTGAGCATTTCGTGTTGGTAGCTGGAACTGCTGCTGGGGAGCTGGCATGCCAAACGCCTCGACTTCCCGCAGATCCTCCATGATCGGTAGCGGGGGGGATTCTCGAGGTGGCTGCGGGTTCGCGGGGGTAATCATAAGGTACATAAATTCGGATTGGCATTGGTCAAGGAACGTCTTGAGATCTTGTCGTTGAGCTTCCTCGTCACCTCTGTCGAGCTTCTCATAGTTAACGCCATCGACACCGGGTACGGGCATATCCTCCAAAGTAGCTGGAACAATGTTAGTATGAAAAAAGTCGACAAAAAGGGGCATTGCTCACATCTCAGCTTCTCTTGTATCTTAGCAGCCCGATCATTCTTAGCCGCCGTCTCTGCATCAACGGCTTCCTGCCCCTGAAGCTGAGCCGTCTGCTCCTTGACCTTTCGCTCCAGCATAGTCACATATTTCCTCAGCACGCGTTGAGTGGCATCCGCCCTCCGCGCCTGACCCTCAAGGTTGGCGATGCGGCCCTTCatctcctgcttctcaatctccCACGAGTTCCTATCGCGCTCATGTCTGTGCCATTCTGTCTGCAGGAATCGCATGACGCCCTGGAGGGTGTACTCGGTGGCCTGGGGGATGTTGGAGCCATTGCCCTGCATCATAGGTCCCATCTCCAGGCCGCCCACGCCGTTGCCAGCATTAGGGCCCATCGCGGCGCGCCTCTCTCAATTGGGCGGGTGCATGGAGATTCGAGTCGGTTTGGGAGATATGGCGATGGAGGCGAGCGAGTGCCGGTTTCGAAGTCGGACAAGCTCGGTGCGGTTGATGGAgtgtgatgtgatgtgacGAGGCCAGATGTTGGAACTTGGAAGCTCCTGCGCGAAAGATACAACGAGCCTTGGCACGTGTTGTCGTCTCGGTCAAGATTCGGTTCTGGATTATCTGAATAGACGTCGAATCGGGATATCGTGGTTTGCTTTCTGTCGATAGAAAGTCAAAAAATTGAGCGTCGGGTCGTGTGCTGCTAAGAAACCAAGCTTGCCAGTCTTGGTCGGGTACTTTGAGGTCGGGTGTGTCTGTCTGTTGTGCTGTCCTGTGTGGTGCCCTGTACCTCCACGCTGCTAGTTGGTGCTATCCTCTGTATTGACGCTTTGCCGCTGAGATTTTGGCCAATCAGCGTTGAACAAGCTTGACTTTGGAAATGGATGTGAGGCTGTCAGGCATCAACTTGGAACCCCTGGCTAAGGGTGCGGATCACCGATACAGGGTCCGATAATCAACAGGGAATTTCAGCTCCTATCAAAAGCAAAATTTGATGGCAAACAATGCCCTTGTTTGTGTCTTATTTTAGCGCTGGTTTTTGTAAAGTTAATCCTAAGGAGCCCTTAATTGGATGCAGGACGGTGGAACATTGTGACGAAGATTGAATTGGTTACCCAACACCAGTATACTCCTGAATCAAGCTCTTGTTTGATATACCAATCACAGCAAAGTTAAGTTGATTCTATGCCTGATGATCCTTGAGCCTGGTTAGGCCTACCAAGGTGCTCGCATCGTCATAACTCCCAACTCCAAACCCAAGGCTCAAACAATAATATGATGGCATCAAAATTCTagctcttcaacctccatACCACAATCAACACATGTCTTGACCGTCATCCcatcctcattctcaactGTTCTTCCCCATTCATGGACATGCCGCCCACCTCCTATTGCATCACCAAACTTGCTCGCACCCGACTTGCTCAAATTGCCAGCCTGTCTGCGAAAAGCATCCGTTCGTGTCTTTTTCTTCAGATCAAGTAGCTTCTCTTTGAACTTGGCTTCCTTGCGAGCTTTCTTTTGTGTCTCTCGTCGCTCATACTCTGCGTCTAAAGCCTCTGATGACCCCCACTTCGTCTTGATCGCGTATTCTTCTACTTGGCATCGAAGGAAGAGCATCATGTCGTGCCAATGGGATTTGTGAGGGTTTGGTTTTGAGAGATGTGGTAATAACTCAGGGTCTCGTAGCTCGGCTATTTCATGTTAGCGATGACAGTCCGAAAACTTGAGTGGAACAACTCACGGTCTGTAAGCAGATAATCCTCCTTGCACTCAGTCTTGGTCAACAACGAGTACTTCTCTGGATATTTCTCCTTGCACTTGTTGCAAACGCAGATATGGAAGACCTCTTCCCAGACAAAGTCGATCTCCAAGCTCTTGCAATCCTGGCACTTCTTTCGTGTCTCGTCGTCCGCAAGCACACTCAGCCCAGGCTCGAAAGGACCTGCCTTGAGCCTCTTCAAGTTCCGTATCAGCTGCAATCTCTCCCACTCTTGAACGCTCATGTGCTTCGGTCGCTGGTCATCCTCAGATTGTCCAGGCTTCTTGCCGCCCAGAGCATAGTTATGCGGATCATCTTCCGTCGATAAGAAACCACCCTTCGTATCTGTCATGGCGCTCATGTTGTAATCGACGAACTTTGTGAACTTGCGCGCCGGCCGCAACGCCTCCTCATCGCCTTTGTTACGCCCATCTCGATTTGTTCCCTTAGAAGCATCTGCTGTAGAGATAGAGCTGTACGGTCGCTTTCCGTCGGCAGTTTTCGAGATGTAAACGTCTTCTGTTGGTACAAAGCCTCCAGAGCTCTTGGGGATTTCGGGTGCGGTGCCGGTCGCTCGTTGTTCGGCTTCACGCTGGTCTCGGATCGCCTTTGCGCGGAGTCGGTTCTCTTCCTAGATACAGGTCAGTATCTCTAGAGAATAGACATATTTACTCCAGAACTTTACATACTATGCGCTTCGTAACTTCTGGGGTCGGCGGAGTGATTGTGGGTGCAGGCTTTGTTGCCCGAGGTGGTGTAGATGGCCGTTCCATGATGAGCGATCGGAGTGGAGATCAAATACCAAAAGAACAATGCGAAGAGAAAGACAGCTGGCTTCGCCACGAAATCACAATACAAgtgaaaaagaagaagttaGAGAGAAAAGGGCGATTGCAGTCGTCAAGAGAGAAGTTTGACTCAGGGACCTCGATGACGGCAATGGGTGGCGGAGGGGCGGATTGTCGCGATCTAGAAATCTGAATTATGGCACCAATTTACACGAGAAAACGTGACTGCAGCCTACGCAAACTTTCAACAGTCACCAAATGTACATGGCTTTTGAGGTTATAACCCTCAAGTCCTCGTAATAATCTTCATGATTTTCTACATTAGATATCATTTCAAGAAATTGCTCAATATGTCCCAGTTCCTTGAATCTGACATTCGCCACAAGCAAATACTTTTGCGAGCCATGACACCTGTATTATAGTACAACCAAGGTCTATCACAACCCTAGCTTACGGTCCACGCTATCCTCT of Fusarium oxysporum Fo47 chromosome I, complete sequence contains these proteins:
- a CDS encoding WD40-repeat-containing domain protein — its product is MGPNAGNGVGGLEMGPMMQGNGSNIPQATEYTLQGVMRFLQTEWHRHERDRNSWEIEKQEMKGRIANLEGQARRADATQRVLRKYVTMLERKVKEQTAQLQGQEAVDAETAAKNDRAAKIQEKLRSTLEDMPVPGVDGVNYEKLDRGDEEAQRQDLKTFLDQCQSEFMYLMITPANPQPPRESPPLPIMEDLREVEAFGMPAPQQQFQLPTRNAQNHAQEMNSRVSQQNHAPHGQNQQQHFGQKQEHQPQPMVRSEHPPVMYQNSNDWSAPVSVTSRPVEDHMSQANHAAEVLGGMDDSAELREKHSAQPENDGWEFPEGTFPEPGNSQPNSQPNRPDTDAFPTADNLPKSPSRRDSSHRRKGSMSRRRSADHELALAAQKAESGNFKLRFGLRGHLDTVRTIIFSGGGSPGEPEICTGGDDGMIKRFHIPRLDGHPGGLAHTASDLDVTANFTHRGHSGAILCLTSWSPSPNFSTGGRAQGDGWIFSGGQDATIRVWERGRVDPKATLEGHTDAVWAICVLPATLGQIFGSSSPYGSTDRILVVSGAADGSVRLWSVSAPPQLSSPQPGTNRAMTGRGGRVRGNSMSSGSGFSNTPQPTIASNSPFNHTLVHNISRSDGSTASPTCITPLGTTGESFVVSYSDAAIIVYDTRTGEQIGNMDSLETYDQSNKTSVNAVVATTIGLDQANQNHSGSIGEEDASAGATGGGRSMAGSGVEGTIISGHEDRFIRFFDANSGQCTYNMIAHPDAISSLSLSPDGRELVSAGHDASLRFWSLEKRTCTQEVTSHRVMRGEGICACVWSQDGKWVVSAGGDGVVKVFAR
- a CDS encoding XPA protein C-terminus-domain-containing protein — translated: MERPSTPPRATKPAPTITPPTPEVTKRIEENRLRAKAIRDQREAEQRATGTAPEIPKSSGGFVPTEDVYISKTADGKRPYSSISTADASKGTNRDGRNKGDEEALRPARKFTKFVDYNMSAMTDTKGGFLSTEDDPHNYALGGKKPGQSEDDQRPKHMSVQEWERLQLIRNLKRLKAGPFEPGLSVLADDETRKKCQDCKSLEIDFVWEEVFHICVCNKCKEKYPEKYSLLTKTECKEDYLLTDPELRDPELLPHLSKPNPHKSHWHDMMLFLRCQVEEYAIKTKWGSSEALDAEYERRETQKKARKEAKFKEKLLDLKKKTRTDAFRRQAGNLSKSGASKFGDAIGGGRHVHEWGRTVENEDGMTVKTCVDCGMEVEELEF